Proteins from a single region of Fusobacterium gonidiaformans ATCC 25563:
- the xseA gene encoding exodeoxyribonuclease VII large subunit encodes MEYIYKVSDFNLKIKRYLEGNYEFKNMIIEGELSGVTYYKSGHLYFQLKDENSQVKCAAFSYQRRGISDDLQEGEKVRVFADVGFYENRGDFQLLVRGIEKQNTLGKMYADLEKLKKRMAAEGYFSLEHKKTLPSYPKVIGVVTALTGAAVQDIIKTIRKRDPRIDVYIYSAKVQGTGAEQEIIAGIETLNRIPEIDFLIAGRGGGSVEDLWAFNKEDVALAFYHSQKPIISAVGHEVDILLSDFTADVRAATPTQAVELSVPELEQYYQEIQARYTKLQLLGKQSLLRKKQDLQKRSQNYYLQHFPKSFENYKRELMYREEQLQRNVKWILERKKQEHHLVLQKMIQLNPMNTLQKGYVILQREKKMLRSVEEINLKDEIEIRMIDGRIKAEVKEKRYENKME; translated from the coding sequence ATGGAATATATCTATAAAGTAAGTGATTTCAATCTAAAAATAAAGAGATATTTAGAGGGGAATTACGAATTTAAGAATATGATTATCGAGGGAGAGCTCTCGGGCGTTACTTATTATAAAAGTGGGCATTTGTATTTTCAATTAAAAGATGAAAACTCACAGGTAAAATGTGCAGCTTTTTCGTATCAAAGAAGAGGGATTTCCGACGATTTACAAGAAGGAGAAAAAGTTAGAGTTTTTGCAGATGTAGGCTTTTATGAAAACCGAGGAGACTTTCAACTGTTAGTTCGAGGGATTGAGAAGCAAAATACTTTGGGAAAGATGTATGCAGACTTAGAAAAATTGAAAAAGAGAATGGCGGCAGAAGGATATTTTTCTTTGGAGCATAAAAAGACTTTACCGTCATATCCGAAAGTAATTGGTGTCGTAACGGCTCTTACAGGAGCAGCAGTTCAAGACATTATTAAAACAATACGAAAACGAGATCCTCGAATTGATGTTTATATTTATTCCGCTAAGGTTCAAGGAACCGGAGCGGAGCAGGAAATTATAGCAGGAATTGAAACCTTAAACCGAATTCCAGAGATTGATTTTTTGATTGCAGGTCGTGGTGGAGGAAGCGTAGAAGATTTATGGGCTTTTAATAAAGAAGACGTTGCTCTAGCATTTTATCATTCACAAAAGCCAATTATCTCAGCGGTAGGACATGAGGTAGACATCTTATTAAGTGATTTTACAGCCGATGTAAGAGCTGCAACTCCAACACAGGCAGTTGAGCTTTCTGTGCCTGAGTTAGAACAGTATTATCAAGAGATACAAGCTCGTTATACAAAATTGCAACTTTTAGGGAAGCAATCTTTATTAAGGAAAAAACAGGATTTACAAAAGAGAAGTCAAAATTATTATTTGCAACATTTCCCAAAAAGTTTTGAAAACTACAAAAGAGAGTTAATGTATCGAGAAGAACAGTTACAAAGAAATGTAAAATGGATATTGGAACGAAAGAAGCAAGAACATCATCTTGTTTTACAGAAAATGATTCAGTTGAATCCTATGAATACTTTACAGAAAGGATATGTGATCTTACAAAGAGAAAAGAAAATGTTACGTTCTGTGGAAGAAATAAATTTAAAAGATGAAATTGAAATTCGAATGATAGATGGAAGAATAAAAGCAGAAGTAAAGGAGAAACGATATGAAAATAAGATGGAATAA
- the cobT gene encoding nicotinate-nucleotide--dimethylbenzimidazole phosphoribosyltransferase, giving the protein MKGLEDIFVGIQGKNIQSMEITKDILNKKMKPEGSLGILEELVQKIAGIYSYPLPKIQKKCHIVAVADNGIIEEKVSSCPLEYTRLVSEAMLHNIATIGIFTKQLGIDLEVVDIGMKEDIQKEYPNFYRKKIRRGSRNFVQEAAMTEEECEKAILEGFSFIQERREEYDIFSNGEMGIGNTTTSSAVLYALTQKNIHDVVGHGGGLSEEGLFKKKQIIQDACQKYQLFGKSPFDILSSVGGYDIAFLVGCYLGTAFYRKAMIVDGFISAVAALLACRMKAEVQDYCIFSHQSEEPGMKIILEELQETTFLQMKMRLGEGTGAVMVYPILDCALAMFQSLKTPKEVYDMFYEQ; this is encoded by the coding sequence ATGAAAGGCTTAGAAGATATTTTTGTCGGTATCCAAGGAAAAAATATACAGTCTATGGAAATAACAAAAGATATTTTGAATAAAAAGATGAAGCCAGAAGGAAGTTTAGGAATATTAGAAGAGTTAGTTCAAAAGATAGCGGGAATTTATTCTTATCCCCTTCCAAAAATTCAAAAAAAATGTCACATTGTCGCAGTAGCGGATAATGGGATTATTGAAGAAAAGGTGTCTTCTTGTCCTTTGGAATATACTCGCTTAGTATCAGAAGCAATGTTGCACAATATAGCGACCATTGGTATTTTTACAAAACAATTAGGAATTGATTTAGAAGTTGTAGACATTGGGATGAAAGAAGATATTCAAAAAGAATATCCAAATTTTTATCGAAAAAAAATAAGAAGGGGTAGCAGAAATTTTGTACAAGAAGCTGCAATGACAGAAGAAGAGTGTGAAAAAGCAATCTTAGAGGGTTTTTCTTTTATTCAAGAAAGACGAGAAGAATATGATATTTTTTCGAATGGGGAAATGGGAATAGGAAATACAACTACAAGTTCAGCTGTACTCTATGCTTTAACTCAAAAAAATATTCATGATGTGGTCGGGCATGGTGGAGGACTTTCTGAGGAAGGTCTCTTTAAAAAGAAACAAATTATTCAAGATGCTTGTCAGAAATATCAATTATTTGGAAAAAGCCCCTTTGATATTTTGAGCTCAGTGGGTGGTTATGATATTGCCTTTTTAGTAGGCTGCTACCTAGGAACTGCTTTTTATCGAAAGGCTATGATAGTGGATGGTTTTATTTCTGCTGTGGCTGCTTTACTCGCTTGTCGTATGAAAGCGGAAGTACAAGATTATTGTATTTTTAGTCATCAAAGTGAAGAGCCCGGAATGAAAATTATCTTAGAAGAATTACAGGAAACTACTTTTTTACAAATGAAAATGAGACTGGGAGAAGGAACAGGAGCTGTTATGGTTTATCCTATTTTGGATTGTGCCCTTGCCATGTTTCAAAGTTTAAAAACTCCAAAGGAAGTTTATGATATGTTCTACGAGCAGTAG
- a CDS encoding histidine phosphatase family protein, producing the protein MGKIILVRHGQTQMNADRIYFGKLNPPLNPLGKIQAHEAKKRLETEITSYDFIHASPLERTKETAEIVNFLGKRISFDERLEEINFGIFEGLKYHEIVERYPKEYEESVTNWKTYHYETGESLETLQKRVIEYIFSLDLEKDHLIVTHWGVICSFLSYVMSENLESYWKFKILNGGVVILEVKDNFPVLAKLL; encoded by the coding sequence ATGGGGAAAATTATATTGGTTCGACATGGACAAACACAGATGAATGCAGATCGAATTTATTTTGGGAAATTAAATCCTCCTTTAAATCCATTAGGAAAAATACAAGCTCATGAAGCGAAGAAACGTTTGGAAACAGAGATTACTTCCTATGATTTTATTCATGCTAGTCCTTTAGAAAGAACTAAAGAAACTGCAGAGATTGTTAACTTTTTAGGAAAAAGAATTTCCTTTGATGAAAGATTAGAAGAGATTAACTTTGGAATTTTTGAAGGATTAAAGTATCATGAGATTGTAGAACGTTATCCGAAAGAATACGAAGAAAGTGTTACAAATTGGAAAACATATCATTATGAAACAGGAGAGAGTCTGGAAACTTTACAGAAAAGAGTCATAGAATATATTTTTTCTTTAGATTTAGAAAAAGATCATCTTATTGTAACACATTGGGGTGTTATTTGTTCTTTTCTAAGCTATGTGATGTCTGAAAATTTAGAAAGTTATTGGAAGTTTAAAATTCTAAATGGAGGAGTAGTTATTTTAGAGGTGAAAGATAATTTCCCTGTATTAGCAAAGTTGCTATAA
- the uvrB gene encoding excinuclease ABC subunit UvrB, which produces MFRLCAKYQPTGDQPIAIEKLVKSLERKNRDQVLLGVTGSGKTFTIANVIEKVQRPTLIIAPNKTLAAQLYQEYKSFFPENAVEYFVSYYDYYQPEAYIKTTDTYIEKDSAVNEEIDKLRNAATAALIMRKDVIIVASVSAIYGLGSPEIYKKMTIPIDLKTGISRSKLIERLIALRYERNDMNFVRGTFRVKGDVVDIYPSYLETGYRLEFWGDDLEAISEIHTLTGEKIKKNLERIVIYAATQYITEEEDLERIITEIREDQVREVKQFQDSGKLLEAQRLQQRVDYDIEMIKEIGYCKGIENYARYLAGKLPGETPNTLLDYFPENFLLVLDESHVGVPQIRGMYNGDISRKTTLVENGFRLKAALDNRPLQFDEFRARTGQTIYVSATPGDYEIQQSGSSVVEQLIRPTGILDPFIEVRPTKGQVDDLLEEIHKRVVKKQRVLVTTLTKKMAEELTEYYSDLGIKVRYMHSDVDTLDRIEIIKLLRKGEIDVLVGINLLREGLDIPEVSLVAILEADKEGFLRSRRSLIQTIGRAARNVEGRVILYGDVMTDSMALAMEETKRRRAIQENYNLLHGVEPEAIVKEIAEEMIQLDYGISEEAFSKKSKKKFHSKEEIEKEIAKCHKKIVKLSKELDFEQAILVRDEMKLLQEMLLSF; this is translated from the coding sequence ATGTTTCGTTTATGTGCTAAGTATCAGCCGACAGGAGATCAGCCAATAGCCATTGAAAAGTTGGTAAAATCTTTGGAGAGAAAAAATCGAGATCAAGTTTTATTAGGAGTTACAGGATCTGGAAAAACTTTTACGATTGCGAATGTCATAGAAAAAGTCCAAAGACCTACTTTAATTATTGCACCGAATAAGACTTTGGCGGCACAATTATATCAAGAGTACAAATCTTTTTTCCCAGAAAATGCAGTAGAATATTTCGTATCTTATTATGATTATTATCAACCGGAAGCCTATATTAAAACAACAGATACTTATATTGAAAAAGACTCTGCTGTGAATGAAGAGATTGATAAATTAAGAAATGCAGCAACAGCTGCTTTGATTATGAGAAAAGATGTCATTATTGTAGCCTCTGTTTCTGCAATTTATGGATTAGGTTCTCCGGAGATTTATAAAAAAATGACGATTCCTATTGATTTGAAAACGGGAATTTCAAGATCAAAGTTAATCGAAAGATTGATTGCTTTACGTTATGAGAGAAATGATATGAACTTTGTTCGTGGAACTTTCCGAGTCAAGGGAGATGTTGTAGATATTTATCCAAGTTACTTAGAAACAGGTTATCGTTTGGAATTTTGGGGAGACGACTTGGAGGCTATCTCTGAAATTCATACTTTAACAGGAGAAAAAATAAAAAAGAATTTAGAGAGAATCGTCATTTATGCAGCAACTCAATACATTACAGAAGAAGAAGATTTAGAAAGAATTATTACAGAAATTCGAGAGGATCAAGTACGAGAAGTAAAACAATTTCAAGACTCTGGAAAATTATTAGAAGCACAAAGATTGCAACAAAGAGTAGACTATGATATTGAGATGATAAAAGAGATTGGCTATTGCAAAGGGATTGAAAATTATGCAAGATATTTGGCAGGGAAACTCCCGGGAGAAACACCGAATACTTTGCTGGATTATTTTCCGGAGAATTTTTTATTAGTACTCGATGAGTCACACGTTGGAGTACCACAAATTCGTGGAATGTATAATGGAGATATTTCCAGAAAAACAACTTTGGTAGAAAATGGGTTTCGTTTGAAGGCGGCTTTGGATAATCGTCCTTTGCAATTTGATGAATTTAGAGCAAGAACAGGGCAAACCATTTATGTTTCTGCGACTCCGGGAGATTATGAAATTCAACAATCGGGATCTTCTGTTGTAGAACAATTGATTCGTCCTACCGGAATTTTAGATCCTTTTATTGAAGTACGCCCTACAAAAGGACAAGTAGATGATTTATTAGAGGAAATTCATAAGAGGGTAGTAAAAAAGCAAAGAGTTTTGGTGACTACCTTAACTAAAAAGATGGCAGAAGAATTGACAGAATACTATTCAGACTTAGGAATCAAAGTCAGATATATGCATTCCGATGTGGATACTTTGGATCGAATTGAAATTATTAAATTGCTTCGAAAAGGAGAAATTGATGTTTTAGTAGGAATTAATCTATTGAGAGAAGGACTCGATATTCCGGAAGTATCTTTGGTAGCTATTTTGGAGGCAGATAAAGAAGGTTTTTTAAGAAGTCGTCGTTCTTTGATTCAAACGATAGGAAGAGCTGCCAGAAATGTAGAGGGAAGAGTGATTCTTTATGGAGATGTGATGACAGATTCCATGGCTCTTGCAATGGAGGAGACTAAGAGAAGAAGAGCGATTCAAGAAAATTATAATCTACTGCATGGAGTAGAACCGGAAGCGATTGTGAAAGAAATTGCAGAAGAAATGATTCAGTTAGATTATGGGATTTCAGAAGAGGCATTTTCTAAAAAATCAAAGAAAAAGTTTCATAGCAAAGAGGAAATTGAAAAAGAGATTGCAAAATGTCATAAAAAAATAGTAAAATTATCAAAAGAATTAGATTTTGAACAAGCGATTTTAGTTCGAGATGAAATGAAATTATTACAAGAAATGTTACTTTCTTTTTAG
- the dprA gene encoding DNA-processing protein DprA, whose amino-acid sequence MYQIHIEDEQYPKLLKEISKPPKTLYCMGDIRLLQADRKIAVVGTRTATDYGKICCQKLVKTLCSADVVTVSGLALGIDAICQQETLHCGGKTIAVVGSGLDEIYPKQNTNLWNRIAKEGLLVSEYPLGTKAFPKNFPERNRIIAGLSKAVVVVESKERGGSLITAELALEENRDVYAIPGDIDSPCSRGCNQLIRDAQAKLLAKMEEILYDYDWNRKEEKEIEVEVSQEAQKILVSLIREKSLDDLEKELFLSKQVLLSQLMQLEIEGWIKSVSGGKFKKIK is encoded by the coding sequence ATGTATCAAATTCATATTGAGGATGAACAGTATCCAAAATTATTGAAAGAGATTAGTAAGCCTCCGAAAACCTTGTATTGTATGGGAGATATTCGTTTGTTACAAGCAGATAGAAAAATAGCAGTCGTTGGAACAAGAACAGCAACAGATTATGGAAAAATTTGTTGCCAAAAATTAGTCAAAACTTTATGTTCTGCAGATGTAGTCACAGTAAGTGGTCTTGCTTTAGGGATTGATGCAATTTGTCAACAAGAAACTTTACACTGTGGAGGAAAAACGATTGCTGTTGTGGGCTCTGGCTTGGATGAAATTTATCCGAAGCAAAATACGAATCTTTGGAATCGTATTGCGAAAGAGGGATTGTTAGTGAGTGAGTATCCTTTAGGAACAAAAGCATTCCCGAAAAATTTTCCGGAAAGAAATCGAATTATTGCAGGTTTGTCAAAGGCTGTTGTAGTAGTGGAAAGTAAGGAAAGAGGAGGTAGCCTAATTACAGCAGAGTTAGCTTTAGAAGAAAATAGAGATGTCTATGCGATTCCCGGAGATATTGATAGTCCTTGTTCAAGAGGTTGCAACCAACTGATTCGGGATGCTCAGGCGAAGCTACTTGCAAAAATGGAAGAAATCCTATATGATTACGATTGGAATAGAAAAGAAGAAAAGGAAATAGAAGTTGAAGTATCTCAAGAAGCTCAGAAGATATTAGTAAGCTTGATACGAGAAAAAAGTTTAGATGATTTGGAAAAGGAATTGTTCTTATCTAAGCAAGTTTTACTTTCTCAATTGATGCAATTGGAAATTGAAGGTTGGATAAAATCGGTATCGGGTGGAAAATTTAAGAAAATAAAATGA
- a CDS encoding flavodoxin produces the protein MKTVGIFYGTTGGKTQEVIDIVAAKLGDVKVIDVANGIGELSSFDNIILASPTYGMGDLQDDWAGCIDELAGMDFSGKVVALIGVGDSAIFGGNYVEAMKHFYDAVSPKGAKIVGAMSTDGYSFEASEAVIDDKFMGLAIDASFDEGEMTEKVEEWLAKIKPEFV, from the coding sequence ATGAAAACAGTAGGAATTTTTTATGGAACAACTGGTGGAAAAACTCAAGAAGTTATTGACATCGTTGCAGCTAAATTAGGAGATGTAAAAGTAATTGATGTAGCAAATGGAATTGGAGAATTAAGTTCTTTTGATAATATTATTTTAGCTTCTCCTACTTATGGAATGGGAGATTTACAAGATGACTGGGCCGGATGTATCGATGAATTAGCAGGAATGGATTTTTCCGGAAAAGTTGTTGCTTTAATCGGTGTTGGAGATTCTGCTATTTTTGGTGGAAACTATGTAGAAGCTATGAAACATTTCTATGATGCTGTTTCTCCTAAAGGAGCAAAAATTGTTGGAGCTATGTCTACAGATGGATACAGCTTTGAAGCTTCAGAAGCAGTGATTGATGATAAATTTATGGGATTAGCAATTGACGCTTCTTTTGATGAAGGAGAAATGACTGAAAAAGTCGAAGAATGGTTAGCAAAAATTAAACCTGAATTTGTATAG
- the radC gene encoding RadC family protein — protein MEILRNEGHRERLRKRYLERGFSSLQEYEVLELLLTYALPRKDTKALSKELLHRFGTLSAVCKAKTEELQSIKGIKENTSILLHFVGDLQKELFRNSLQEEKNIHIQRKEDLISYVRAQIGFENREKFFVLFLNTANQLLCSEELFQGSIDRSAVYPREILEKVLKYKAKSVIFAHNHPSGNTQPSRQDIALTKEMKDALRMFDVLLIEHIIVSKHSYFSFLEEGLL, from the coding sequence ATGGAAATTCTGAGGAATGAAGGTCATAGAGAACGACTACGAAAACGGTATTTGGAACGAGGTTTCAGTTCTTTACAGGAATATGAAGTCTTGGAGTTACTATTGACCTATGCTTTGCCAAGAAAGGATACTAAGGCTTTATCGAAAGAATTACTACATAGATTCGGAACTTTATCAGCTGTTTGTAAGGCAAAAACAGAAGAATTACAGAGTATAAAAGGAATTAAAGAGAATACGAGTATTTTACTTCATTTCGTGGGAGATTTACAAAAAGAATTATTTCGTAATAGTCTACAGGAAGAGAAAAATATTCATATTCAAAGAAAAGAAGATTTGATTTCTTATGTGAGAGCTCAAATTGGCTTTGAAAATAGAGAAAAATTTTTTGTATTATTTTTAAATACTGCGAATCAATTACTTTGTTCAGAAGAATTATTTCAAGGAAGTATTGATAGAAGCGCAGTCTATCCAAGAGAAATTTTAGAGAAAGTATTGAAATATAAGGCGAAATCGGTTATTTTTGCTCATAACCATCCTTCTGGAAATACACAACCCTCTCGTCAAGACATTGCTTTGACGAAAGAGATGAAGGATGCTTTGAGAATGTTTGATGTGTTATTGATAGAGCATATTATTGTCAGTAAGCATTCATATTTTAGTTTTTTAGAGGAAGGGTTATTATAG
- a CDS encoding DUF2023 family protein has product MEIFYHHIYEYQKGVRNLILHSTSKGNLNLVRNKLSAENISFLIYPLGKDKINIFFGDTECIAVIKKIGKISLTDYTPEEDFILGIMLGYDRRKQCSRYLQMKQENKKLTVHTA; this is encoded by the coding sequence ATGGAAATCTTTTATCACCATATTTATGAATACCAGAAAGGAGTACGAAATTTAATTTTACATTCTACTTCGAAAGGAAATTTAAATTTAGTACGAAATAAGCTGAGTGCAGAAAATATTTCTTTTTTAATCTATCCTTTAGGAAAAGATAAAATCAATATTTTTTTCGGAGATACCGAATGTATTGCAGTCATCAAAAAAATAGGAAAAATTTCTTTGACGGATTATACGCCGGAAGAAGATTTTATTCTAGGTATTATGTTGGGATATGATAGAAGAAAACAATGCAGCCGATATTTACAAATGAAACAGGAAAACAAAAAGTTGACTGTACACACAGCATAA
- a CDS encoding tetratricopeptide repeat protein: MKIRWNKGMKIVCFLALSFSLLATGEIREIEMIGAHENKAIPEKVVTEAVVSKEAKEQVDIGETTEEGVQEEEDKVLTFATVFQKGNYLFVQKQYEKANSVFKSDFSDMKNIFGAATTDRFLGRHAQAIEEYTKVLQINKDFGEAYLGRALSYRDSGKYSEAISDFEKYLSLTQKEDGYLGLGDTYMAMGDYSKAQQVLAQGSSKYPSSVLMKKMMSQAYLKTK, translated from the coding sequence ATGAAAATAAGATGGAATAAAGGAATGAAAATAGTATGTTTTCTCGCTTTGTCTTTTTCTTTGTTAGCGACAGGAGAAATACGAGAAATCGAAATGATAGGAGCTCATGAAAATAAGGCAATTCCGGAAAAAGTGGTGACAGAGGCTGTTGTTTCGAAAGAAGCAAAAGAACAAGTAGATATCGGAGAAACCACGGAGGAGGGAGTACAAGAAGAGGAAGATAAAGTACTTACCTTTGCCACTGTCTTTCAAAAAGGGAATTATCTTTTTGTGCAAAAACAATATGAAAAAGCAAATTCCGTGTTTAAGTCTGATTTTTCAGATATGAAAAATATATTTGGGGCAGCAACAACAGATCGATTTTTAGGGAGACACGCACAAGCCATTGAAGAGTATACGAAAGTGTTACAAATCAATAAAGATTTTGGAGAAGCTTATTTAGGAAGAGCTTTATCTTATCGAGATAGTGGAAAATATTCCGAAGCGATTTCCGATTTTGAAAAATATCTTTCGTTGACACAAAAAGAAGATGGATATTTAGGCTTAGGAGATACTTATATGGCAATGGGAGACTACTCGAAAGCACAACAAGTTTTGGCACAAGGTTCTTCTAAATATCCAAGCTCCGTTTTGATGAAAAAAATGATGTCACAGGCATATTTAAAGACAAAATAA
- a CDS encoding tRNA1(Val) (adenine(37)-N6)-methyltransferase: protein MEIYDEVFFENGLGFYQEKEGFRFGNDIVLLAEFITEFAKPQQKNLEIGTGNGILPVLLSQKGFLSKEYFAVDILESNIVLAQKNAEKNGIYAQFLCQDIRSFSEKNSYRQIFANPPYMKQDGKLQNDNKKKAIARHEICLSLEEFILSVKKILAPIGALYMVYRSHRLQELLEMCSRHQLYASKIQFVYHENGKVSNLVLLEIYKGKQTKCEILKAKYIK from the coding sequence ATGGAAATATATGATGAGGTTTTTTTCGAGAATGGATTAGGTTTCTATCAAGAGAAAGAGGGATTTCGATTTGGAAATGATATTGTTTTATTGGCAGAATTTATTACAGAATTCGCCAAGCCTCAACAAAAAAATTTAGAGATTGGAACAGGAAATGGAATTCTCCCGGTTTTATTATCTCAAAAAGGATTTTTATCGAAAGAATACTTTGCTGTGGATATTTTGGAATCAAATATAGTCTTGGCTCAAAAAAATGCAGAAAAGAATGGAATTTATGCTCAGTTTCTTTGCCAAGATATTCGTAGTTTTTCAGAAAAAAATTCTTATCGGCAAATTTTTGCGAATCCTCCTTATATGAAACAAGATGGAAAATTACAAAATGATAATAAAAAAAAAGCAATTGCTAGACATGAAATTTGTCTTAGCTTAGAAGAGTTTATTCTTTCTGTAAAGAAGATTTTAGCCCCTATTGGAGCTTTATATATGGTATATCGAAGTCATCGACTTCAAGAATTATTAGAAATGTGTAGTCGTCATCAATTGTATGCTTCTAAAATTCAATTTGTGTATCATGAAAATGGAAAGGTCTCGAATCTTGTTTTATTGGAAATATACAAGGGAAAGCAAACGAAGTGTGAAATATTAAAAGCGAAATATATTAAATAA
- a CDS encoding PSP1 domain-containing protein, which translates to MEENIENQEVEIKEEYRVLTVMFEVTKKRYFFEVPEGVEYKKGDYVIVETIRGQEIGLSCGKPMMVAVKSLVLPLKPVIKKASEEERTIYLQQREDAKRAFAIGKEKILHHKLPMKLVETEYTFDRSKLLFYFTAEGRIDFRDLVKDLANIFKIRIELRQIGVRDEARILGTIGLCGRELCCRSFINKFDSVSIKMARDQGLVINPTKISGVCGRLLCCINYEYKQYEEALRRFPAVNQMVASPDGDGKVLSIAPLLGTLYVDVFGKGIFQYRVEEVKFNKKEANKLKNVKSNEEAEHKDLEKE; encoded by the coding sequence ATGGAAGAAAATATAGAAAATCAAGAAGTAGAAATCAAAGAAGAATATCGGGTTTTGACGGTTATGTTTGAAGTAACTAAAAAAAGATATTTTTTTGAAGTTCCGGAAGGAGTCGAGTATAAAAAGGGAGACTATGTTATTGTAGAGACTATTCGAGGACAAGAGATAGGATTATCTTGTGGGAAACCAATGATGGTAGCTGTGAAGTCTTTAGTATTACCTTTAAAACCGGTCATTAAAAAGGCATCGGAGGAAGAAAGAACGATATACTTACAGCAAAGAGAAGATGCAAAAAGAGCCTTTGCGATTGGAAAAGAAAAAATTTTACATCATAAACTACCTATGAAGCTGGTAGAAACAGAGTATACTTTTGACAGAAGTAAATTATTATTTTATTTTACTGCAGAGGGAAGAATTGATTTCCGAGATTTAGTAAAAGACTTAGCAAATATCTTTAAGATTAGAATTGAGTTACGTCAAATTGGGGTCCGAGATGAGGCAAGAATTTTGGGGACGATTGGACTTTGTGGACGGGAACTTTGCTGTCGAAGTTTCATCAATAAATTTGACTCTGTTTCGATTAAAATGGCGAGAGATCAAGGCTTAGTTATCAATCCTACTAAAATTTCAGGAGTTTGTGGACGACTTTTATGTTGTATTAACTATGAGTATAAGCAATATGAAGAAGCATTGAGACGTTTTCCGGCAGTGAATCAAATGGTAGCAAGTCCGGATGGAGATGGAAAGGTTTTAAGTATAGCTCCTTTGCTAGGAACTCTATATGTTGATGTTTTTGGAAAGGGAATTTTTCAATATCGTGTTGAAGAAGTAAAATTCAATAAGAAGGAAGCAAATAAATTAAAAAATGTAAAATCAAATGAAGAGGCGGAACATAAGGACTTGGAGAAAGAGTAA